The Falco rusticolus isolate bFalRus1 chromosome 4, bFalRus1.pri, whole genome shotgun sequence genome includes the window AATGAGGGGCCTTTTCCTAATTAGAaatttgtgtgtttgtattGCATGTGCTTATTTCCAACTGTGCTGTCTCACTTGGTTTCACCAAGTTGCAGGAAGTTGTTACAATAATTTCTGAAGGCATAAAACTGTTACGACAGCTATTAATGCTGAATTTCCTTATGTCATAGCCGAATAAAACTGTGTATGGATTTATTAGCTTAGCATGACTTAAACCTGCAGTAAAGCTGCTCATGTGTAAGTGCTAATGGGGCTGGATTCTTCATTTGTCtacattttcagtctgttttgttaaaaaagttggggttttttgttttttttcttttatgtggaAATTGAACAGTGTCTTTGTGaagctttctttgcttttactcCAGGTTAAGACTGAATAACTTGAGCAAATGCCACTGACAGAATCCAATTTATTACTTTAAATACACAACTCAGACCTTTTCCTACTTGTGAATTGAGCGAAAATGAATTACAGAGTCTGTCATCTAAAACTTACCTacagtttcttcttttggtAGCATCCCTATATTTACAAAATCACTTTTGCCACTGCCAATGAATCTTCAGCGCTGGTTATTAGACCGTTCAGTGAAAAAGGGACACTAAAGGACCTTATTTATAAGGTAATGTctgccctcctctgcccccaaatcAAACGGTAGAATGTTTGCTGGAATGACCATAGTATGTCTTTTATAAAACTGTTTACCATCTATTGCTAAGCAAACTAAGACAATTACTAGCTTTTCTGGGCATGATACTTGAtatgtgtgtttcttttaaaggcaAAGCCAAAAGACCCATTCCTGAAGAAGTATTGCAATCCTAAAAAAATTCAAGGTCTTGAacttcagcaaataaaaacatatggGAGGCAAATACTAGAGGTATGTGTTTTGGCTTTATTTACCaatctttctaatttttttttttttattgagacCGACTGGTTTAACTAGAAAAGGTAGACAAAGTTTGAGCACACAAGctttatttcagcagcaaactTCAAAGCTAAATGTAAATTGAGATTAACTGCTGGGAGCTGAATTTAGATAAGTGTGTGTGAGGccatttctgacaaaaaaaaaaaaaaaggcagtcgGTATGTGTGGAGCTTAAGTGGGAGAGGTGATAATGTAGTTTTTACCctgtggaaaaaggaaaggaagtaaTTCATTGCAGGCAGAACATGTGCCATAAATTCTTTGTCATTAATGTGgggttttataatttttaatcaaactATAATGTTCACTAGAATTGTGAATTTTAGTTTCCAGATTTCTTTGGGAGGTGTCTGTAAGCCTGCCTTAAGGACCAGCACCAAATACTTGATTTGTGAGAAATGTTGCCAGTGAAATAGAAATGAATAGTCAGCCAAAGATGAAGTATATAGAAGATCAGGTTGAGCAAGCATTCCAAACAGGGGCGTTATTTGTTATGTGTCTGCTTTAGTATTGGAGCATTTAAGATCTTGAGTTCATCAGAGCATCTTGTGACAGTGCTTCTGTATTGAATTTTTTCAGGTGTTAAAATTCTTGCACGAGAAAGGATTTCCTTACGGCCATCTTCACTCTGCCAATGTGATGTTGGATGGGGACACCTGCAAGTTACTGGACCTAGAAAATTCCTTGTTGGGACTTCCATCATTTTATCGATCATACTTTTCACAGTTTCGGAAAATTAATGTAAGGTTCAGGCAATTGATTCAGCTGACTCTTACGCATACCTTTATCCTCAGCTTCTCTTTGTGGAGAACTGactagaatgaaaaaaacctctctcAGCCCCCTTTCTTTAATCTGAGCTTTTCTCCATCAAATCccttttctgcttcctccaAATCACTATCTGGCTGCACAGAAGTTTTGTTGCAGCATGCTGGAGTGAGGCTGAGGCCAAAGGTAAGCAGGTAGAAGGAGAGTGCAGGTGAGTGTTTTCGTGACAGCAATGCTGGCACAAATAGAGGTAAACTGCAGTTGTTTTAAGATCCCTTTCCACCCCGGTCTTGTATTTCATAGGAATGTGCATATTGTCTATCACACTTTTTCACTTGTATGTCTGTACAGTGAGCACAGCTTACTATTGGGTCTCAGCTGGGAGCAGTAATCAGCCTGGTCTTTGGTGGATACTGTGAAAATTGATTAGATGCTTCCAGACATCTAGCTATTACAAGCTggggtttatttgtttgaaGGATGTCTCTTAACTGCAGgcttgcaaagcaaaatactaTCTTCCTACAAAAATACGAAAACAAAtttgccctgctgcagcaataCAGCCAACATCTTGCTCTGCCTTTAAGTGCTTGTTGTAATAAATGCTGTACAGCGTCACGAGACAGCTGCTTGCTGACCTTGCTAAACAAGTTCTACTGTGTTGTCAAAGAAACGATCAAAAGTTCATGGCTAGACCAGATCTGTTAGTGCCATCAAAGCTCTAATCCTCTTCTAGTAAGAGGAGccatttctgtttaaacatgatttaaaaatctcagaaatatGCTGCCTGGAAGCTTAGCATCTATGTACAGCTCGTACAAATCTAAGGAGGAGTGAAAGAGACTCTCCTGGGTTTGTTTGGTATGCactctttgctgtctttttatCTGCCTCCCTGTATAGTGACAGCAGATTATGAATCTCGTTCTTTGCTGTTTGACTGAGCTAGGAAAATGTACTTGGTTGTGATTCATATTGATGTATGACACTCTAAACTGCTGTGTGTGAAAAGAGTTTACTACCTTACATGTTTTTACAGAACATGACTATACTGTTTCTATCATCACGTACAGAAAGACAGCAGTAGCTGCTTTAGCTTGAGATGTGAAGGTTTCATCTGGGTTGAAGTTAGACGGTGAAATCATAGTGGTTAAGAACTGTGTTAATGGttcctcttttctgtcttcaaatgcaaacccattctttttctttaatgggtTATCATATGTTTTCAAACCGCTTGTGAAAAACTCATTAGTTCTAGCAAGTtgtggttttattgttttgttcttcCACAGACTTTAGAAGGTGTTGATGTACATTGCTTTGGACACTTACTGTATGAAATGACATATGGAAGACCCCCCGATACAGTTCCAGTAGACAGCTTCCCTCCTGCACCATCAGTGTTTGTAGGTTAGTATGCAGTCGAGAAAATGCCAGTCTCAGCTTCCTGGGTACTCTTACTTTTTACCTAGGCTGAAGTGCTGTGAAATAGCAGCCTAACATCTTTGCAGCCTGTGACTGCAGAGAATTAGTTAGTCATTTGCAAAAATAGAAAACGTGTTCTTCCTGAAATATATGTAGCAtataaataaacctttttttttttttaactgagtgATAATGCAGTGTGTAGTAAATAATTAGATGCCTGGATTCCCTCACCTCATGTCTAACATTCCTGAGAAGTTTGTGTAATAGTAACAATATAATAAAAACCACATGACACAGAGCTTCATCACTGCTTAGTTGATGCAGTACTTAGGGAAACACCACACAGCAGTGCCAGACGTTCGTTCTAAATCATTTGCTATACTGCTGTGCAAAAATGTGTTCgttcttattctttctttggTAGTGTCTGTGTTGGAATCCATTCTGACCTGTGAAGCTATGAAGAATGGCATGCCAACTGTTTCACGGCTCTTACAGATGCCGTAAGTCTTGTTTCTCTTGGTTTATACTCAAAGCaatgtttttcattatattaGGAGGAAGAACCTTTTTGCTCTTGTTCCTTTTTAGATAGATTTGCTCCCCATTCTGAGGGATGTATAGTGTATCCCAAATGAAGCTTTAAAATTGGTAGGTCTTACAGAACCCATTCCTTGTGAATATGATAGATACTCATGTAATATTTCTTTGTCTCTTGGTGTGTTGGAGCTGTTACGAACGCACTTTATTTAGCGTGGTGCTATGGTTTAAATGGAGCCAGCTATTAAAGTGGTGCAAGCATGGCTGAGattgttttaaagcatttggaATAAGGAGTCTTTTTATATGTCCCCTTTGGATGTACTTCAGTAGATTTTGCTACCAGTTTACTTATGACTAGCAAAATAAATCTCTTGCTTTGCTCAGCAGTGACGTTTAGACTGTGTCTGGTATGAAATGCTGTGTGGAAGTTCTCTCTGGTTTCTTGCAAGTGCTGGCTTAGGGATTCTCTGAAGCATAGACAGAATAAACTCCCTTACAGGCTGTCCTCCCAGTGATGCAGTGAAGTACTGAGGACAGGTATGGGGCAAGACTAGGATGCAGAAAGGGAGCAATGTCAGTGCAGGACTCAGCTGGAGATCATACCtgtctgcagtgctgccctgcctgcagttAGGACGCATCTGCTGTCACTGTGCTGCGACACGTCACCAGCATGCCGAGTGTAGAACCACAGTTCCTGGTGATgggttcttttattttttctgaatacgAGGTGCCAGAGTCACAACCTTAGAGATGACAGATTGCCCATACCTAAATCTGGGGCTGATCTCACAGTATACAGATTGCAGTACATTTAGAGCATGCTACGAGATTCATATTTCCTGGCTGGGAAGAGTCACTGCAGGCTTGTCTCAGCCTTCAGCTCCTTCtactcttcccttcctctgcttttaaaGAGGTGGGAGGTAGAGAGAAGAATGTAAGCAGGGGAGAAATATTGTAAGAAAACTGTGAATACAGGAATATACAGGTCTTAAGGTTGTTTGTTCAACATCTTTTATACCCAGCTGTATCTGATAAGTAGGATATTATACTACATTCCCTTTACACCAGTACTCTTCACAGAAGTGTTCTATGTAGGTGTGCAATGCagttaatgtaatttaaagcagttaatgtaatttaaatatttattaggctttattatttattgtaacCATCTAAACTATGAGTTCGCTTAATTTTGGAAGGACGTGTAGTCAGAAAGGGTCAGAAAAATGCCCTGTAAACAAGGGTGagcttttgtgggtttttgtaaaaagtcttttaaaattagctTTATTCCTGAATTTTTCACAGAATGCTATTCTTATAAACTTGGTTCTAGGCTTGAACTTGTTTCTCTAGTATAGGCCTGTGATAATTTTCCATAGTGAACCGCAACAAAAGGTCTCTGCAATTGTTTATCTGGGAGCCAGGCTTCAGATGTCTTTCTGGGACAGTTTTCTAGTATGTTCTCCAGAACAAAGTATCTTGAAATGGACTAACCAGTTTATTTTCAGACTACCATTGCCCTCTAGTGTCTTTGTTTTGGATGGAAAAGGATTAATCATTTATGCTGTTGCTATTTGCTGTAGTTGCCTttgccacagcacagaaaaaaaatgcagatattttcagATGTGAAGTTCACTCACTGATCTTTCACATGGCTCTTGTTAATGCTAAAACAATAGTTGTGCTaagagaattttctttaaaaaagcaatgattttatttaggtgagatttaaaataaagtccCTGGTAAtcttttgtcattaaaaaatcCATATACTTTTAAGGAAAAGGTGTTCTTTTCAGGGGTACCCTTCTCTGCCTTTGATAATTGTACCTGTTCTATCaacttccaaaatatttcatgcagTCTTGCTTACTCTGCCATCAGTAGTGGCTACATTCTGAGGGTTGAATGCTGGTAATTTTACAGCAGTGCTTGGAAAATCAAAAGCAGTACATAAAaacctgtggggaaaaaacccaaacagtgGCCTAGGGATGAGGACAGaggtggaaaaggagaaagagggagtTAAGCGAACGGTACCAGTGGTATTCTAGCTGTGGTTCTGCTTGTATCTTGGgaataatgttcttttttttttttttcctgtatttttttttatccattcACAGATTATTCAGTGATGTCCTGCTAACAAACTCCGAGAAACCACAGTTTAAGGTAGAGTTGAACATTGATTTGTTGATGTTTGTGGAAGTGCCAGGCTGCGGGTAGCTACACGTTAATTAACAGGTAGCGTAGAGGAGATTTGGCTTTATGGTGATTGCCATCAGTATTTGGGTTCCTTTGCTGAACTGTACCCAAGAACATTATATCACCCCTTAGAAGGGAGGCACTGTGTGACCTGTGAGTGTTCAAGTGCAGTTCCTGTCCTGGAGCTCATTTGTGTGACTAATGATGGCGCTTTATCTGAGCAGAGGTCACTAAGTAACACGGGTCCCTTTCAGTGAGATGAAACAAATTGCTAAAACCTGTGAAAACTGATTTTGCTATGTGAGACCATAAGCACACTGTTGCCAGTGTCCCCAGTCCCCAGGACGTGGGGAGCCACCTCTGCTCCCACTGGGGAGCTGCCCCAGAGCACTTCTTCTGAAGGGCACGCTGCCATGTGTCTTGCGTTGTCAGCCTCATGGCAGTTTGGGGATGTGACTGGAGCATGAAAATAGTTCACTGTCCCTGCCATTAGAGGGTCCCTTCCATTATTTAGTGTTCCTTTGTCTGTGCTGCTAGATCTGTAGCTAGGTTTTGCATGGAAAACATCCATCTAGAGTCATCTTTTCCCCTTCACTAGGGGAATAGTGTCTTTAGGTAAGCAACATGACCAGATGAATGGTGAGTTTTAAGTGGTgaagttgtgttttcttttgtcacaTTTGgtgctatgatttttttttttcctccccatcgTGTGTTAGATTCCTACTAAGCTAAAAGAGGCattgaaaacctccaaggaaTGCACAGAAAAACGAttaacagaagaacagaaattgGTAACgtctgcatttctttactgtattttctacaGACATTCCATTTCCTCTTACCACTTTTAGATGGGGAAAGAGAGTTTTTACTCAAAAGTGATTCTGAGTAGTAAAGGCTTTCatcaacagatttttctttcccaaaaatGCAGTATGGAGTTGTAGAACAGCTGTTGAGTTTATGGCATTTCACTGTTCTAAGTGATGCAGCTTCACAGGCAGTGGCTCCTAAGTTAAAGTAAAGGATCATTTTAACTGCAGGATGAGGCTCCATCCTCTaccagcattttatttaaagataaaaatggaaaatgaaaggagaaaactaAACATGCAAAGTGACTCAGTGTATTTTCTTGTACCCCAAACATATGCCTTGCGTGAGAACATTTAAGATCTTAACAgggtctttttctgtttttcttcatcttgaAGATTCACCAGCACAGAAGGCTGACAAGAGCTCAATCTCATCATGgctctgaagaagaaaaaaagaaaaggaagatctTAGCACGAAAAGTAAGCAGTCTTTAAGTAGGTttcttacacagaaaaagatgtGTCTTTGTTTAACGTTTGGCATGCACAGCCGCAGGTACACTGCTCTATTCTGCCCTGtgtttttctgtcctgcttCCTGATTGTTTTCACTTCTGTAGCTAACCAATAGATTTCCTAAGAATTTTAAGACCGCGGCTGACTTGCATATTGGTTTAACCGGTCTGACATGGCTGTGTGAACAGTCTTAGTTAACATCATACACAGATGATAACCTGTGCTGCTTCTTACTGCTCTGTGAGGGTATTGGAGCCTTTTTCAGTCTGCTCCTGCAACATGCtgcctgtgtttctttttggtgGGTCAGTTTTCTACCTCTCCTTTGTGGCCAGAGTGTACTGGAGTTGCTGTGGTTGTTTGCCTGGAGATAtctgagcacagagcagccttgctgctgttgTCATCACGGCAGCAGGTGTTGGATGtggggaggaggctgctgggcaTTGATACAGTGTGTGATACAGTGGATGGCTGTTACAAATCTGTGTGTCAGTTGAGTCCTTACTGTGGAAAGTGATTATTCATTcccatcttctgtttcttctttaaaatagaaGTCAAAACGCTCTGCCTGTGAAAGTGGGGAAGAACACTCAGCAAAATACAGCAACTCAAATAACTCAGGTAACTACAGAGAGAAGAGCTTGCTTCTACACAGCTATGTcaatgtttttttgttgctttcattttctggcTTAAAAGATCTAGAGTCACCATCTGTTTACACGTCAATATTGGACTACCAAAGCCTGATACCACTTCGGTAGTATTTGGGTATTTAATAATAGATAAATGGAGGgattaaaaatactgtcagtATTAGATTTTCAGCTGCCTAATTTAAAGCAATGTGTCCTCTCTTCTGTGACCcattcctcaaaaaaacccaaaaaatcaGTCTCTTCATTCTGTTTTGATATTTGagtgtaataataataataataataataataacatcCATTATTTGGGCCATCTCATAATGCAGCCTCCAAGGAGAAACTCTGTGGTGATCTGTGTTATGTAGTAAGGTGTTAAGATGAATGAGAAAATTATCTGTTTTAATTGCTGCTTCAGTGCCAAATTCTAAAACAACAGAGCCTTTGACAAGTCGTCATTTAGTTAAAAGGAATGGTTTCTACTACCAAACAGTTCAGCAGAGTTGACTTGCTTGGCTAAAATGTGTCCAAACACAGCCTGTTCTGGAATAGTCAGATGTGAGAGTAACTTGTGGAGTACAGCAACTGACTGAAAATCATCTCTTAGAAGGAGAAATGGGGTGCCATGCATGCAGTGGCACAGCTCTTAAGGAGAACAGAATTTGGACGCTGAATTCCAACAGCCTAAGCAAGAGAACAGAAGTGTTTCCCATTGAGGAGTACTGTTGAGTATGCTTCTCACGTGTTTGGACCTCCTCTGGTACTGTGTACTGTAAAGCCTCTGTTCAGATCGGGTCTGAGCAACACCGTTCCTATGAATGAGAATCTTTCACAAGATTTCAGTGGAAGCAGGATTGGATCTTCAGTCAATAAAGTTGGCCTGTTTCCAACAATCTGCCTTGTCTGACCGTCTTGAATTCTAATGTTGCAGCTTTAGTTACTAGACTGTTGTTTTATTTAGCAGGCTCTGGGGCGAGTTCCCCATTAACATCTCCGTCATCCCCCACTCCGCCCTCTACGGCAGGTAAGTTCAAGAGTTGTTACagtgtttgtctttttctttggttttgggttttttttgttcccccccctgcccctcaaCTGTGGGTGTTATTCCCAAGGATGGTTAAGGAACGGTGGTTTCCGAGGATGGAACGCAGAGATGAAATTTATCTTATGTCAGCCTGAGTGTGGGCATGTGCTCTCTTTTGAGGGCAATAGAGAACCTTTTAATActgttgttttttcatttaacaaCCTTTTGTGAGAGATATACCTGAAATGATTTACCCGTAGAGTGTAAGTGCTTCCTTCATAGTCTTTATTACTCCAGTCCTACCGACATTGCTACTTTCCAGGTGCTTTTGGGCCATTTGTTCTGATGTGAATGGTCTGTTGACTCCCAAACACTGTTTGTTGATCCCTTGTCTCTGTGTATTCTCTCTGTACATCTGTACTGCTGTGATGCAGTTTTAGGGAATTTTGGGTGTAACAAATTCAGTGGCTTAGGCTGCCTAAATCCTCCCCAGTTCTGCTGCAGCCCATTGATAACACCCATAGAACTGGTAG containing:
- the PXK gene encoding PX domain-containing protein kinase-like protein isoform X5 yields the protein MAFMEKPPAGKVLLDDTVPLTAQIEASQSLHSHTEYIIRVQRGVSAENSWQIVRRYSDFDLLNNSLQISTLSLPLPPKKLIGNMEREFIAERQKGLQAYLDVITTHHILSNCELVKKFLDPNSYSVNYTEIALQHVSMFFRSEPKWEVVEPLKDIGWRIRKKYFLMKIKNQPKERLMLSWADLGPDKYLSDKDLQYAVKLLSSCSHPYIYKITFATANESSALVIRPFSEKGTLKDLIYKAKPKDPFLKKYCNPKKIQGLELQQIKTYGRQILEVLKFLHEKGFPYGHLHSANVMLDGDTCKLLDLENSLLGLPSFYRSYFSQFRKINTLEGVDVHCFGHLLYEMTYGRPPDTVPVDSFPPAPSVFVVSVLESILTCEAMKNGMPTVSRLLQMPLFSDVLLTNSEKPQFKIPTKLKEALKTSKECTEKRLTEEQKLIHQHRRLTRAQSHHGSEEEKKKRKILARKKSKRSACESGEEHSAKYSNSNNSAGSGASSPLTSPSSPTPPSTAEHASF
- the PXK gene encoding PX domain-containing protein kinase-like protein isoform X7, with translation MAFMEKPPAGKVLLDDTVPLTAQIEASQSLHSHTEYIIRVQRGVSAENSWQIVRRYSDFDLLNNSLQISTLSLPLPPKKLIGNMEREFIAERQKGLQAYLDVITTHHILSNCELVKKFLDPNSYSVNYTEIALQHVSMFFRSEPKWEVVEPLKDIGWRIRKKYFLMKIKNQPKERLMLSWADLGPDKYLSDKDLQYAVKLLSSCSHPYIYKITFATANESSALVIRPFSEKGTLKDLIYKAKPKDPFLKKYCNPKKIQGLELQQIKTYGRQILEVLKFLHEKGFPYGHLHSANVMLDGDTCKLLDLENSLLGLPSFYRSYFSQFRKINTLEGVDVHCFGHLLYEMTYGRPPDTVPVDSFPPAPSVFVVSVLESILTCEAMKNGMPTVSRLLQMPLFSDVLLTNSEKPQFKIPTKLKEALKTSKECTEKRLTEEQKLIHQHRRLTRAQSHHGSEEEKKKRKILARKVSKVKTLCL
- the PXK gene encoding PX domain-containing protein kinase-like protein isoform X3; the encoded protein is MAFMEKPPAGKVLLDDTVPLTAQIEASQSLHSHTEYIIRVQRGVSAENSWQIVRRYSDFDLLNNSLQISTLSLPLPPKKLIGNMEREFIAERQKGLQAYLDVITTHHILSNCELVKKFLDPNSYSVNYTEIALQHVSMFFRSEPKWEVVEPLKDIGWRIRKKYFLMKIKNQPKERLMLSWADLGPDKYLSDKDLQYAVKLLSSCSHPYIYKITFATANESSALVIRPFSEKGTLKDLIYKAKPKDPFLKKYCNPKKIQGLELQQIKTYGRQILEVLKFLHEKGFPYGHLHSANVMLDGDTCKLLDLENSLLGLPSFYRSYFSQFRKINTLEGVDVHCFGHLLYEMTYGRPPDTVPVDSFPPAPSVFVVSVLESILTCEAMKNGMPTVSRLLQMPLFSDVLLTNSEKPQFKIPTKLKEALKTSKECTEKRLTEEQKLIHQHRRLTRAQSHHGSEEEKKKRKILARKKSKRSACESGEEHSAKYSNSNNSEGEMGCHACSGTALKENRIWTLNSNSLSKRTEVFPIEEYC
- the PXK gene encoding PX domain-containing protein kinase-like protein isoform X8, translating into MFFRSEPKWEVVEPLKDIGWRIRKKYFLMKIKNQPKERLMLSWADLGPDKYLSDKDLQYAVKLLSSCSHPYIYKITFATANESSALVIRPFSEKGTLKDLIYKAKPKDPFLKKYCNPKKIQGLELQQIKTYGRQILEVLKFLHEKGFPYGHLHSANVMLDGDTCKLLDLENSLLGLPSFYRSYFSQFRKINTLEGVDVHCFGHLLYEMTYGRPPDTVPVDSFPPAPSVFVVSVLESILTCEAMKNGMPTVSRLLQMPLFSDVLLTNSEKPQFKIPTKLKEALKTSKECTEKRLTEEQKLIHQHRRLTRAQSHHGSEEEKKKRKILARKKSKRSACESGEEHSAKYSNSNNSAGSGASSPLTSPSSPTPPSTAGASSVPPAPPPPPLPPAAPPPSTEVPTQPSPQPNVSASRGALLSSIQNFQKGTLKKTQTCDYSAPRIS
- the PXK gene encoding PX domain-containing protein kinase-like protein isoform X1, whose amino-acid sequence is MAFMEKPPAGKVLLDDTVPLTAQIEASQSLHSHTEYIIRVQRGVSAENSWQIVRRYSDFDLLNNSLQISTLSLPLPPKKLIGNMEREFIAERQKGLQAYLDVITTHHILSNCELVKKFLDPNSYSVNYTEIALQHVSMFFRSEPKWEVVEPLKDIGWRIRKKYFLMKIKNQPKERLMLSWADLGPDKYLSDKDLQYAVKLLSSCSHPYIYKITFATANESSALVIRPFSEKGTLKDLIYKAKPKDPFLKKYCNPKKIQGLELQQIKTYGRQILEVLKFLHEKGFPYGHLHSANVMLDGDTCKLLDLENSLLGLPSFYRSYFSQFRKINTLEGVDVHCFGHLLYEMTYGRPPDTVPVDSFPPAPSVFVVSVLESILTCEAMKNGMPTVSRLLQMPLFSDVLLTNSEKPQFKIPTKLKEALKTSKECTEKRLTEEQKLIHQHRRLTRAQSHHGSEEEKKKRKILARKKSKRSACESGEEHSAKYSNSNNSAGSGASSPLTSPSSPTPPSTAGASSVPPAPPPPPLPPAAPPPSTEVPTQPSPQPNVSASRGALLSSIQNFQKGTLKKTQTCDYSAPRIS
- the PXK gene encoding PX domain-containing protein kinase-like protein isoform X9; translation: MEREFIAERQKGLQAYLDVITTHHILSNCELVKKFLDPNSYSVNYTEIALQHVSMFFRSEPKWEVVEPLKDIGWRIRKKYFLMKIKNQPKERLMLSWADLGPDKYLSDKDLQYAVKLLSSCSHPYIYKITFATANESSALVIRPFSEKGTLKDLIYKAKPKDPFLKKYCNPKKIQGLELQQIKTYGRQILEVLKFLHEKGFPYGHLHSANVMLDGDTCKLLDLENSLLGLPSFYRSYFSQFRKINTLEGVDVHCFGHLLYEMTYGRPPDTVPVDSFPPAPSVFVVSVLESILTCEAMKNGMPTVSRLLQMPLFSDVLLTNSEKPQFKIPTKLKEALKTSKECTEKRLTEEQKLIHQHRRLTRAQSHHGSEEEKKKRKILARKKSKRSACESGEEHSAKYSNSNNSAGSGASSPLTSPSSPTPPSTAGASSVPPAPPPPPLPPAAPPPSTEVPTQPSPQPNVSASRGALLSSIQNFQKGTLKKTQTCDYSAPRIS
- the PXK gene encoding PX domain-containing protein kinase-like protein isoform X2 encodes the protein MAFMEKPPAGKVLLDDTVPLTAQIEASQSLHSHTEYIIRVQRGVSAENSWQIVRRYSDFDLLNNSLQISTLSLPLPPKKLIGNMEREFIAERQKGLQAYLDVITTHHILSNCELVKKFLDPNSYSVNYTEIALQHVSMFFRSEPKWEVVEPLKDIGWRIRKKYFLMKIKNQPKERLMLSWADLGPDKYLSDKDLQYAVKLLSSCSHPYIYKITFATANESSALVIRPFSEKGTLKDLIYKAKPKDPFLKKYCNPKKIQGLELQQIKTYGRQILEVLKFLHEKGFPYGHLHSANVMLDGDTCKLLDLENSLLGLPSFYRSYFSQFRKINTLEGVDVHCFGHLLYEMTYGRPPDTVPVDSFPPAPSVFVVSVLESILTCEAMKNGMPTVSRLLQMPLFSDVLLTNSEKPQFKIPTKLKEALKTSKECTEKRLTEEQKLIHQHRRLTRAQSHHGSEEEKKKRKILARKKSKRSACESGEEHSAKYSNSNNSGSGASSPLTSPSSPTPPSTAGASSVPPAPPPPPLPPAAPPPSTEVPTQPSPQPNVSASRGALLSSIQNFQKGTLKKTQTCDYSAPRIS
- the PXK gene encoding PX domain-containing protein kinase-like protein isoform X4, which codes for MAFMEKPPAGKVLLDDTVPLTAQIEASQSLHSHTEYIIRVQRGVSAENSWQIVRRYSDFDLLNNSLQISTLSLPLPPKKLIGNMEREFIAERQKGLQAYLDVITTHHILSNCELVKKFLDPNSYSVNYTEIALQHVSMFFRSEPKWEVVEPLKDIGWRIRKKYFLMKIKNQPKERLMLSWADLGPDKYLSDKDLQYAVKLLSSCSHPYIYKITFATANESSALVIRPFSEKGTLKDLIYKAKPKDPFLKKYCNPKKIQGLELQQIKTYGRQILEVLKFLHEKGFPYGHLHSANVMLDGDTCKLLDLENSLLGLPSFYRSYFSQFRKINTLEGVDVHCFGHLLYEMTYGRPPDTVPVDSFPPAPSVFVVSVLESILTCEAMKNGMPTVSRLLQMPLFSDVLLTNSEKPQFKIPTKLKEALKTSKECTEKRLTEEQKLIHQHRRLTRAQSHHGSEEEKKKRKILARKKSKRSACESGEEHSAKYSNSNNSAGSGASSPLTSPSSPTPPSTAGIKFTASDLLPIPFNTLF
- the PXK gene encoding PX domain-containing protein kinase-like protein isoform X6; translated protein: MAFMEKPPAGKVLLDDTVPLTAQIEASQSLHSHTEYIIRVQRGVSAENSWQIVRRYSDFDLLNNSLQISTLSLPLPPKKLIGNMEREFIAERQKGLQAYLDVITTHHILSNCELVKKFLDPNSYSVNYTEIALQHVSMFFRSEPKWEVVEPLKDIGWRIRKKYFLMKIKNQPKERLMLSWADLGPDKYLSDKDLQYAVKLLSSCSHPYIYKITFATANESSALVIRPFSEKGTLKDLIYKAKPKDPFLKKYCNPKKIQGLELQQIKTYGRQILEVLKFLHEKGFPYGHLHSANVMLDGDTCKLLDLENSLLGLPSFYRSYFSQFRKINTLEGVDVHCFGHLLYEMTYGRPPDTVPVDSFPPAPSVFVVSVLESILTCEAMKNGMPTVSRLLQMPLFSDVLLTNSEKPQFKIPTKLKEALKTSKECTEKRLTEEQKLIHQHRRLTRAQSHHGSEEEKKKRKILARKKSKRSACESGEEHSAKYSNSNNSGSGASSPLTSPSSPTPPSTAEHASF